DNA from Ovis aries strain OAR_USU_Benz2616 breed Rambouillet chromosome 15, ARS-UI_Ramb_v3.0, whole genome shotgun sequence:
GACTTCAAATAAAGTTACTTAAATTTTTTCAGTCTTAACCTTTATTAGAATTTAGATATTCAGAGCACAAAGAAAGAGCACACTGTGTATTAAAGCTGTTTATATTAAGTTTTAACAGAGGTCTATTATCTTTAACAAATAGATCAGTGTTGCAATTCTGAACACTGACTTTTGTCCTATCAGCTGGCAGAGGTTCAAATCTGAAATGTTTCgcatgcagatttttttaaaaaattatttaaaatacgcTTTCAGCTCTAGCTGAAGGTTTTATTAGAGTCAGTAAGGTTTTATTAGAGTcagtaaaaaactggaaaattatattaaaacGTTAACAGGATTCTTATATTCTTCTTTGTCTATGGCCGTGGAATGTGGTTTTAAGGAGAGATTTccaccttccctcccccatcccagttGTGGAAACCCTGAGTGGAATAATCTGCAGCCAATAGTTTCAGACCAGTTTTCAGACTGAATGACTCATTCTTTCTTCCGCGGTCCTTATTAACATGTTATATGACTTGGTCTGTTATCAAGCCATATTGCTTTTTACAGTACAAGAACGAAAAGAATTCCTgttgtccaaagtctgttctcctacacttttaaaacaaatctgGAATTGTTGTTCCTTTGTTATAAGAAACCACTTCATAAAACtgactttctcttttgttttctttttccacaaaTTTATTAGCTTAGACCTGCCTAGGCAGATACTGTGGTGAGCCTAGTAACTATTAATTGTTAACTTTTCCCCTTGTCATTTTCCCTGTGCAGTTATTAATGAAGTATGGCAAGAAGAAACAATAGTGCGACTGCTCCAGCTTATAGACCTTCCTCTCCTTGACACCCTCCTCAAACGGCAAGAGGTGATACCTAAGGTTACTCAGCCTAAGAGGCAGCCTGACTTGGTCAACAACAGGAACTATCTGGATCGAGGGATTCTCAAGGCTTACAGTGATTCCCAGTATGTGGAAATACCTGTAATAATGAGTGTATTTGTAGGAAGATAATTAGTTTTAAGATAATCTTTTGAATTCTTCTGTCCATACAATCAGATATGCTGTGTCAGTTGATATTATCATTGTTgggaaaaatgaagaacaaaattaCCTTGGTCAAAATTGATGagatttaaatgtcattttttttcatacTCATTTTTTTCAACATATATCTTACTTGCGTATCAAGTGAAGAAAATGATTATGCTCCACCCTCCTTGTTAAAATATAGATCTGTCTAGTCCCTTAGAGCTGTCTGGTCTTACATTTCTAGTACTTCACCAGTTCTGCATTCTAATGAACTATTAATATAGTTGAATGTCAAAAGGTAGCTTAAAACcttatgtgaaaaaaataatcCCAACATAagaatttaaattacatttatacaATTTAAATTAGTAGGTGAAGGTATTTTATAATTACCTTAAATTTTAAGTACAGAATCAGAAATTGACCTTAAAGATCATCTGTCTACATCTTAAGATGAAGCTGATGACCGCAGGAGGTGACCTGACCTGGGTGGTGGCAGAATTAGTTGTCCTGAGTCCACAGCAGTGgaagatatgattttttttttaactatttgttgtgttcagttgataagttgtgtctgactctttgcaaccccatggactgcagtatgccaggctcccctgtccttcactgtctcctggagtttgctcagattcatgtccattgagtcggtgatgctatctaaccatctcatcctctgctgcccacttctccttttgccttccatctctcctagcttcagggtcttttccagtgaatcagctcttcacatcaggtgccccaaatattggagcttcagcatcagtccttgcagtgaatattcagggttgatttcctttacgattgactggttggctctccttgcagtccaaaggactcttaagagtcttctccagcaccacagttcaaaagcatcagtttggtgctcagccttctttatggtcgagttctcacatccatacatgactactggaaaaactatagctttgactatacggaccttttattggcaaagtgctgtctgctttttaatacactgtctagattgtcgtagcttttcttccaagaagcaagcgtcttttaatttcatggctacagtcactgtctgcagtgattttggagcccaagaaaataaaatctgtcatctgtttcaattttttccccatttttgccacaaagtgatgggactggatgccatgatcttagttttttaaacgttgagtttcaaaccagctttttcactctcctctttcaccttcattaagaggctctttagttcctcttccctttctaccattagagtgctagcatctgcctatctgaggttgctgatatttctcccagcagtcttgattccagtttgtgatttatctaagccagcatttttcatgatgtactctgcatgtaagttaaataagtagggtgacaatacaccgccttgtcatactcctttcccaattttgaactagtcagttgttccatgtccagttctgttgcttcttgacgcaCATGCAGTtttcccaggagacaggtaaagtggtctggtactcccatctctttaagaatttcccacagtttgttgtgatccacacagtcaaaggttttagcgtagtcaacgaagcagatgtgtttctgaaattccctagctttctccaCGATCcattgaatgttggcaatttgatctttggttcctctgccttttctaaacccagcttgtatatctacaagttcttggttcatgtacagCTGAAGCCTGTATTAACAAATTGAATGTTAAAAGTTAGtcattctatttcttaaaatgtagCAATTTTCTTAAGTTACCCAACTGGGATTTTATTAGAAATGGCTAATTAATATTTAACTATTTTGAAACCCTAACTTGTCTTCCTCTATTCTCTTCTAGCCAGAGTCAGAGATGATAGATCATACCCAGAGCTTTGAAGTAAGCTACACTATATGAGAAAAATGCTGGTTTAGGAATCAGATCTGGGATCTAATCCTGCCTGGGACCCTGAGCTAGTAACTTAGAGTTTCTGGACCTCCATAGTAAATTTAAGGTGTAGAATTTGAATTCTGATGTCCTTTTCAGGCCTGTATTATAGTGGATAGcttctgtttttgctttaaaaaagagtgaaggcatattaaaataaactttttatctgTGATACATGACCTAGCTATAGAATTATACATATCCATTATACAAACtataaagaattatatatatctttgtcttcccaggtggctcaggggtaaagaatctgcctgccaagcaggatacatgggtttgatccccgggtcaggaagatcccctggagcaggaagtgggaacccattccagtattcttgcctggaaaatcccatgcaaccctggcgggctacagtccatggggtcacaaacaatcaaACATGACTTAGGGGCTAAACAGCAAAAAGCAGCAGCAAAGGTGTATAGAGATTCATCTTAGTAGGAAACTTGAAACAGCTAGTAAATCAGGTATGGGTTTATTGGttatcctttgctttttaaaataattcttttctctCATAGGGAAGATGAGTGGCTCTCTTCAGCAATTGACTGCTTGGAATACCTTCCAGACCAGATGGTGGTAGACATAAGCAGAAACTTTCCTGAGCAACCAGATAGAATAGACTTAGTGAAAGAACTTCTGTTTGATGCCATTAGCAAATATTACAGTAGTAGGGAGCCTCTGTTAAATCACTTATCTGATGTTCATAATGGAATTGCAGAACTCCTAGGTAAGTAAGATGTTACTGAATACTAAAATTTCTCTTTGGAGGGAACAGGACAAAGTTTCTTGTCCCAAAATTAACCAAAATGATACTACTTCAAGCTGGGAGTGGATCTAGACTAATCCATGGAAAGTATGTTTTTTCCAAAACTTCCAGGGTTCATTTGGAAAGCAGCTTTACTGAGCTCTGAAGTCATGCAGGGACTTCTGGTTGCTATAGGTGAATGCTGCTCTCATTCACTGGAAACTTAAAAAGTATAGAGTAGCAGTTCTCTTTTTCAGAAAGTGTTACCAGCACTGTCACCACTCTCCATTTATCCTCTTCACAATGGCAGACACTCTGCTTTGTCCCTGTACCAGTTGAGGCAGACTGTTCCATGTGGTTTGTTGAAAATAAGTTGCAGATTTCAAAGAATCCCGTTTATCTCAGAGTTGGCTATATCAATACTGTATACATAGTGTACCCTTGAAATGTCATGAATTATTGGAAAACATGGGCtgagaatttatttacaaaaccacATTAGATTTAACATCCTAAGATTTGTGAATGACAAGGACTTAGGACTTGCCAGTTTGAGTATAGGCTTTCTTGATGGTATTGGCCATTCATTTTAATTCCTAGTCTCTTTGTTTTGCTGTTGAACATAATTTTGGATAAGTTTACTGATTAGCTTAAGTTTTAGCTTGACTTTTGTTCCCTTTGATATAGTTGTGTCTGGTCaaaattaaagcattttttcccttttgacaAAAGTGAATGGGAAGACTGAAATAGCATTAGAAGCTACTCAGCTCTTTCTAAAGCTTTTGGATTCCCAAAATAGAGAAGAATTTAGAAGACTGCTGTATTTCATGGCTGTTGCAGCACATCCTTCCGAATTTAAATTACAGCAAGAAGTAAGTCTTTTGTCTAAATGTTAATTGTATTCAGTATCTGTAATACTTACAGGACATATTATTCCATTATCAGCATCAAGTATGTGGAAATAGATAGtagttattaatatttaacattgctttttatattacatttgttcttaaaaataaattctattggGTATATGTTCTTTTACAGAGTGACAACCGAATGGTTGTGAAAAGGATATTCTCAAAAGCTATTGTTCACAATAAAAGTTTATCCAAAGGCAAAACTGATCTTCTGGTACTCTTTttaatggatcatcaaaaagatGTTTTTAAGGTAAAACTCTGAAAGTAAAATTGAACTTATGTAATAGGTTGctaaataaaaatgcttaatgttccatgtgcctttttttttcctttttttttaagattcctggAACTCTACATAAAATTGTCAGTGTTAAGCTCATGGACATTCAGAAGGGAAGAGATCCAAACAGAGACACAGGTAATCTGAGAAATACTCCTTCCATGTCTCACGAGGATAAGTGGTTGCATTTTAGTTTCAGCTAGACTCTAACTCATCTTCTCAGAGCTATTCAGACTTAGCAGAGAGCCTTTTTATGTCAGAAAAGCAACCTGACAGGGTTAGAAAGTCAGCAGTGCTTAGCACCTTTACATGCATTTTATAAAATCGGGgggggggatatatatatataaaagtggtttttttcttgttaatcTGAGGACTAGATCCATTAACTGaactttttacttttaaactttaaGGATATATTTATTGCCAGAGAATTGACCGAGGTGATTATTCTGACCATACAAGGAAGACAACCAAGGATGAGCTACTGAATTTACTAAAAAATATTGATGAGGATTCAAAACTTTCtgccaaagagaagaaaaaattgtTAGGTCAGTTCTACAAGTGTCACCCAGACGTCTTTATTGAGTATTTTGGGAACTGAGTGTCCAGTGTCTGTATATAACTTGtgtattttaagaataaattatGTATCCTAAAGATTCAATCATATTGTAATATTAGATGTTCCTCTAAGTATGAAACTGtacttaataaaacattttttgtatAACCTTTTGTGAAACTGAGTATTAGATGGTGTATTGCTGTTAAGTATCGACCTCTCTCAGGTGAGTTGATTTATAGAGCTTTATAGAACATCCTGGGAATTTAAATGATGGGACATTGCAGCgtttataaaataaagtattaaacaGTAAGGAAGTCTGTAATTACAAGTTAATAGGAGTGTGGTTTGTACCTTGAAAGGTATATTTCTTGAAGATACAAGATAGAAATTTAGGCTATGCTAAAATGAATTTGTCAGTTACCGTAAACTGTAGACAAGTCAGAAATTCTGTCTTAATGCTTTTGACAACTTCATCTTATTGTGGATATCTTATTATCCTATTGTGGATAATTGCAAACATACATAAATATGGGGAGAATAGCATAAGAAGCCCTTCATGTATTCATCATCCAGTTTCAACAGTTGTCAACTCATGGCCAGTCTTGTTTATTCTGGGCTCCCGCCTCAGCAAATTTCATACATCCTATCACTTCATCTATAAAATTTCAGTATGTATGACTAAAAGATAAGGACATTAAAAACATAACCCCAGTATCATtattatgcacacacacaaagtcacaATTCCTTAATATCTTCAAAAATGCAGTCAGTGTTCAGTTTCTGATCTCAAATGACTGTGACATTTAAGTAGGGATCCCAACAGAATTCATACATTGCAATTGGTTAATGTGCTTCTTAAATCTTTAtaggtttttctctttgtctctcctcccttcttttctctctgttgttcagtaAACCTGGTCGGCTGTTCTTGAGTTTCCCACAATCTGGATTTAGCTGATTGCAAGCCTGTACTATCCTTTATCATGTTCTTCTGTGTTCTTCATTCCTTGTAAATTAGTCATTAGAACTAATGTCTCAACAACTTTTTATTCAGTTAATGGTTGTTTTGGAACAACTGCACTGTTACAATATACTTGGGTAAATAGGCATGCAATATAATACTTGTAACTTgtataatacaattttaaattatgcatttttacaataataaaaccaaaagattaaaatgagactgaattttaaattcagaCTTTTAATAAGGGGTAGGAAAACTAAAATGACATACCAATAGGCTAGCATGTCaatcttttgttttcaaagatATAACTTATACgggctagtcttttttttttttttttttttcgggctagtctttaaaaaggaaaaagttgagGACTGACCTGTAGTATGTCATATACTTCTAATAAAGTAAGGAATAATTATGTTAGGTGGGTTCTTTTGTGATGTGTATTTTGCTTTGTTGCATAGGCAGGAAAGGAAGGCAGCTCTTTACagtgaagtgaaagagaagacagTTCATGATTTAAGTGAGGAAGTTTTTAGAGACAAACTACTTAAAGTGTGGTGAGACCATAGTTGACCGAGCAACAGTGTGTGTACTTCCTGATTTGCAACCATTATTTTGCACATAATGGAATAAACATCATTTGGCAACAAAACTAATACCTCTCCTTCAGGGGAAGACAGAACTTTCTAGTTATATTCATGGTCCTAGAAGAAGCATTCTAATACAATGTTAATTTGATGGACAATCTAGTAAAACCAGTTTACCTCAAATGTCATAAGCGTAAAGTTTTAAGAAAATTGGTCATGTTTATGGCAAGCACTGTCAGAGTTTTAAACGATAGGTCTGGTGCTTCCTGAATGCCTTGGACAGCCTTGTTGCAGCACCGGAGTGTCAGTTGTTTGCTGCTTGCTCTTATTCACGCATCCATGATGCTCTCTAGGGAGCCCATCCCCACTTAAAACACCTGACGTCTAGGTGACTGTGAGCTTCCCCTCCACTCTAGCTCAGTAAGCCCTGAtctgaagggcttccctagtggctcagctggtaaagaatctgcctgcaatgtgggggacctgggtttgatccctgggttgggaagatcccctggagaagggaacagctaatCTAGAGACTATGgtatattggaaggactgatgctgaagttccaatactttggccacctgatgcgaagagctgactcattggaaaagaccctgatgctgggaaagactgaaggcaaaaggagaaggggtggcagaggatgcgatggttatATAGCGTTACCgactaatggacatgaattgagcaaactctgggagatagtggaggacagagaggcctggcatgctgctgtccaaggggtcataaagagtcaccttagcaactgaacaataccaAAAAGTATATTCATCTAGACTCTGAAGTGAGAACTGAATGTTTTCTTCCTAAATCTTAGTTCCAGTTAATATCTTATGGCATCCCCCTCCCCCCGAAAGTGAATCCTTTTCTGAGAACTGTGTGTTTCAGGAAAAATTCTTCAATGTGCTAGTTAATGATTGGCTTAAGGGTGTGGAATTATTGCAGTCTTCAATACTTCAGGAATAACTGCCCATGTGTGATCTATTTAGAAGTGGCGTTTGAAAGCAACTCCTAATTCCACTCCATCTTGGTTGGTTCTAGTTATTTAACAAGTTTATAGGCTGCAGCTAAGAGGCTTGATTGTTACCTTCATTTTAAGGCACACATGTTTGAT
Protein-coding regions in this window:
- the DEPDC7 gene encoding DEP domain-containing protein 7 isoform X1, whose protein sequence is MATVREKAAALNLSAFQSPAQRPPEMLHSAPAPLCSYYVGCLEDKRFSVAQKPFGATYVWSSIINTLQTQVEVKKRRHHLKRHNDCFVGSEAVDVIFSHLMQNKYFGDVDIPRAKVVRVCQALMDYKVFEAVPTKVFGKDKKPTFEDSSCSLYRFTTPPNQDSQLGKENKLCSPSRYADALFKSSDIRSASLEDLWENLSLKPADSPRVNISATLSPQVINEVWQEETIVRLLQLIDLPLLDTLLKRQEVIPKVTQPKRQPDLVNNRNYLDRGILKAYSDSQEDEWLSSAIDCLEYLPDQMVVDISRNFPEQPDRIDLVKELLFDAISKYYSSREPLLNHLSDVHNGIAELLVNGKTEIALEATQLFLKLLDSQNREEFRRLLYFMAVAAHPSEFKLQQESDNRMVVKRIFSKAIVHNKSLSKGKTDLLVLFLMDHQKDVFKIPGTLHKIVSVKLMDIQKGRDPNRDTGYIYCQRIDRGDYSDHTRKTTKDELLNLLKNIDEDSKLSAKEKKKLLGQFYKCHPDVFIEYFGN
- the DEPDC7 gene encoding DEP domain-containing protein 7 isoform X2 — its product is MATVREKAAALNLSAFQSPAQRPPGFSVAQKPFGATYVWSSIINTLQTQVEVKKRRHHLKRHNDCFVGSEAVDVIFSHLMQNKYFGDVDIPRAKVVRVCQALMDYKVFEAVPTKVFGKDKKPTFEDSSCSLYRFTTPPNQDSQLGKENKLCSPSRYADALFKSSDIRSASLEDLWENLSLKPADSPRVNISATLSPQVINEVWQEETIVRLLQLIDLPLLDTLLKRQEVIPKVTQPKRQPDLVNNRNYLDRGILKAYSDSQEDEWLSSAIDCLEYLPDQMVVDISRNFPEQPDRIDLVKELLFDAISKYYSSREPLLNHLSDVHNGIAELLVNGKTEIALEATQLFLKLLDSQNREEFRRLLYFMAVAAHPSEFKLQQESDNRMVVKRIFSKAIVHNKSLSKGKTDLLVLFLMDHQKDVFKIPGTLHKIVSVKLMDIQKGRDPNRDTGYIYCQRIDRGDYSDHTRKTTKDELLNLLKNIDEDSKLSAKEKKKLLGQFYKCHPDVFIEYFGN